Sequence from the Numida meleagris isolate 19003 breed g44 Domestic line chromosome 2, NumMel1.0, whole genome shotgun sequence genome:
GTGCTGAATCTAGCCCGAGCTTTCTGGAGGGGATGGTCAAAATCACCTCTGAGAATGCAAATCATAGCTTCTCACACCGCTGAACttcttattttgcattttaataaaaaaccATGAAGATCACGTAATTTCTCCTGCGGGTTCTCCAGCTATAAAATACAGCAGGATTTATACCAAAATACTAACCAGGCAATGAAGACCTTTGGGTAGGCCCACGGGTGGCAGCAGATCCACCCATCTGCCTTGGCTCTGACAGAGACACATTGCGTGACCTTACTTTGGCAAATCTCTTTGCTGCCCAGTGTTTTGGTTTGCCCCTAGTCTCAGGCTGGTTTTGCATGGTGCAAGGACAGGTTTTTTTACCGGAAGGGGTagagccaggatccatcccttcccagacctcatttaacggttggcagtggaggcaagggtatgTCACTCAAGATCTCTGCATACCTGTGGACTTCCAAAtgtaagcagcttctttccccTATTTCTGCACCCACCactgttgtgtttcagcagtgctgaatgAAGACAGGCTGGGGCCTCGGGTGGTACTGCCTTGAGTACTATAATATGGCTGAGATTTCCTGCGCTGATCACACCTAGTGGATGTGTAAATGCCTCCCTTGGACTGATGAGGGCACTGAGCGTAATCCCACAGCACTTTAACCTGGGTGTAAGACAACTTGTGAGGGCAGTCCAATCCCCCAGAAAGTCATAGATATCTCATTTGATATCCAGGAGGCTACACTTGTCATCAGTGTGACCCTGATGGCTCCACGGCACTGTGAGACAGGTGGTTTTGGGGCCAGAGTCAGTCTCACAGAAGGGTGTGAAGAGCGAAGAACTACCCTCGGGCAGATCTGAAGCAGTTGGGACACACTGAGGTACCCCCAGTACTCCCACAACTCCCACCCTGTGTCGTTGTTACCTGTGCTCGATGCTCTCCAACCGCAAACTGTATCACAGCAATGCCTGGGTTATGGCTGTCTTCGATCCTCTCCACAGTGCTGGAGTCTATTTTCAGGTCATTGCTAATTTCCGCGCTCTGTATGaagtcttctgtttttaagtCCTCTACTTTCTTCAGCTCCCCGTTGGCCAGCTGGATGATCGACCCCTTCATGAAGTAGGGGGGCAGCGTGGGGGGGGCCGCGGCGGGGGATGCGATGGACTGCACCACGGGGAGGTGGATCTGCGCCTGCACCATGGTGGCCTGGTAGGCGGGCTGGGTGGTGTGGGGCTCGGCGCTGAAAGCCTCGCTCTTGGGGACAGCGGTGGTGACAAATGTGTGAGGCACTGCTGCGAACTGGGGAGACGAGGTGACAATGGCCGGCGCGACGCCCGACGGCTCGACGTCGGCGCTGCCGACCGGTATGAGTAGGGGCTGCGTGCCGGGGATCACcaggtgctggggcagcccccCGGGGTACCCCAGcgcttgctgctggctgctcaggTAGCCGATCACCGGCGGCTGGGTCCCGGCGTAGAAGGCCGTGGCCGGCAGCCCCACGGGGAGCTGCTCGGAGGCGCTGTGGGTCGTCTGGATGACCGTGTGGGGGGACAGCGTGGCCACGGCCTTCACCCCCTCGTGGCCCAGGGCCTGCTGCGGGGACAAAGCGTAGGAGCGGTGGGTTGGCTTTCCTAGGTGCAAGCTTCCCTTGTCGTTGAGGGCTGAGGGAGAGGTCTCTCGGTTGGTGGCCTGCTGCACCTCCAAGTCCGCGGTTGGCGTGCTGCTGTTGGGGACCACCATGACGGAGGCTCGGACCCCTGAGGACTCCCGGGCGCCGTACTCGGTGGGGCCCGAGTGCACCACCATGTGCCTGGTCTCGTAATGGTGGGGAGCTGGTTTATTGCCTGCTTTGACCAGACCCATGTCGGCAGAGGGTGAAATGCCATACCTCCGGCTCTTCTCTATCTCGCCGTTCAGCACCTCCTTGGCCTGCATGGCCTGCAGCCGGCCACTCTCGGGCTTCTTGGGGGCGTCCCTTGCGACAAAGTGCGAGGCATCGCTGTACTGCACCACCACCTGGGAGGAAGGGCCAAGGGTGAGCGTGTGGGGGATCACCGTCTGGTGGGGGTGCAGGGGGACCGGGATGGTTGGAGGAGAGACGTTTCTGACCACGCTCTGGGGAGAGCTGGAGATGTGGACGTACTGGTTCTGCTGGGTGGGTGGAGGAGACCCCGCAGCGATCAGCCCGGGCGTCCTAACCAGGTGCGGCTCGACTTTGTGCCCCTGCTGGCTTAAGCCGCTCATGCTGGCCAGCAACGTGGAATAAGCCTCCAGCTGGGAGCGCTGGGATGGAGTGGTCGCAACAGCTGTGGCCGCCGCCACGGCGCCGGTTGCCGAATTGGCGGTCGGGGAGATCAGCTGCGAGGGGATGAACCCGGCATATGGTCCGCTGTACTGGGGCCCGACGAACTGGAACGTGTGCTGCAGGTGCGTGTACTGCACAGGGGAGACGGGGGTCCCGGACTGGGAGAGTGCGGGCGAGTACACGGTGGGGAGCGTGGTGGGGGCCGGCACCGACCTGGGCGCGCTCGGTGGGGAATAGTCCAgccccggcggcggcggcttGTGCAGGCCCTGCTGCAAGCCCACCTCCGCCGACGTCCCCCCGGGCCTGTGCCTGCCCCCCAGGGTGCTCTGGCTGCCGGGGAGCCATGCTAGGTTGTCCGTGCGGTGGTTGTCATTCGGCAGGATCGGCTTCACCTCCGAAGGCAGGCTGGTGGCGGGGATCTCTCGCTTCTTGGGCGGCAGGCATTCGTTGCTCCGCTCTTGGTTGGATTTCATCTTTCGCCGTCCCCCCTCCACTGTGATTGCTTCACTGTCTGGCTGGCTCTGATTTCAGTCTGATAAATGGAAAGTCACATTTGATTTCTGCAAGGGATCCAGTGACTTCATGAGGAATCATCTCCCCGTGAGCACGATCCTCCAACGGCTCCTCTGGATTCTGCAACGAGAGGGTGGGTGAGGGAGGGCGAAATCACACTGTCAGCACTGGGGAATGGGGACAAAAAACCTAACACCTCAAACCAGCATctgagaaagtgagaaaaaaggTGGAAAGCCAACCGAGCTGGGCATTGCTCATCTCAAGGAGCAGTGGACAGCTGCACTGTAAACAGCAGCTAAAATCCTGGGCACATCTGCTAGCACATTGTGAAAATGATTAAAACTTCAGGGAGGTCGGAAACTCTCTGACCAAAAGGTGTCAGATTTATTTCCCAGTGTCTCACAGGCTCACTTCCTTCCCACTGCGCCTCTGAGGTTCACCCTTCcattctctccttcccctccaacAACAGCGTCGCCTTCACACCACCATGTCCTAAAGCACCCGGGAACATGGCGTGACCTCCTGCACAGTAtttgcacagcagctggcagctaTATGTGGAGTGGAGGTAAGGTAAGCTACTGCCGAGCCCTCAAACGCAGCATCGCTGCTGGAccagggaggctgtgggcaGCACGAGGGTGCTCCAGGAAGGAGCAAGTGAAGCTGAGCAAACTCCATCCTTGGAGGCGtttgaggccaggctggatggggtcctgggcagcctgatctggtaggtggcagccctgcccaaggcagggggttggaactcaatggtctttaaggtcccttccaacccaagccattctgtgattctgtgactatgAACTTGGCCCCAGAGATGCCTCATTCCTGCCTGGGAAAGCACATCCAGGTCTTCCTGATCCCAACTGAGAGCCCCCTCTGTGGTAAAAGCTCAGGATATTGTAAGGGGCTGGAGCAAAAccacctctctgctctgcatcaTGTAGCTCAGTGACTCCACCCATCCAAAGTCAACAAGGGCAAAGTCAGGTCCTTACTctattttctaaggaaaatatCATAATTGAATCACATTatgctttgaaagaaaaccCGACAGCCCTCCTCTACCTGCCTGACACCAGCAACAGAATTTAGGGAAAGGGACAGTTCCCAGCCATTGTTCAGCCCCTGCTTTCTAGCTGTGCTTCTGGCTGCCCCGAAGGAGCTGTGAGCAAAGGTGCTTACACACAACAGGCATTCTTGCAAGAAAAGTGTGCATTacatgaaagagaaagggagaaagaattCAGAGTTGATGTGAAAGAAGATGGAAATAGGATATAAACCACTTTAAAGTgaatgctgagcagcagaaatgatAGCTATCTTATGGCAAATAATATTCCTTTGGGGGATTTCCCTTCCTACTGCCTCACTCCTAATGAACAATAAGCCTGATGTTTGTATGTGCATGCAGTGCTTTGAAGACATACCAGGCTAAGATGAAACCTATCTTTGAGCATTCTTTACAACCGTGGTTCTCCAACCTGCCATAATTCATCAGAAGCCCAAAGCATCCAATGGTTTGATACAATTTGTCTCAAGTTAATTATTCcgtattttaaaaacagagctaACATCAATATCCACGCAGA
This genomic interval carries:
- the ATXN1 gene encoding ataxin-1, producing MKSNQERSNECLPPKKREIPATSLPSEVKPILPNDNHRTDNLAWLPGSQSTLGGRHRPGGTSAEVGLQQGLHKPPPPGLDYSPPSAPRSVPAPTTLPTVYSPALSQSGTPVSPVQYTHLQHTFQFVGPQYSGPYAGFIPSQLISPTANSATGAVAAATAVATTPSQRSQLEAYSTLLASMSGLSQQGHKVEPHLVRTPGLIAAGSPPPTQQNQYVHISSSPQSVVRNVSPPTIPVPLHPHQTVIPHTLTLGPSSQVVVQYSDASHFVARDAPKKPESGRLQAMQAKEVLNGEIEKSRRYGISPSADMGLVKAGNKPAPHHYETRHMVVHSGPTEYGARESSGVRASVMVVPNSSTPTADLEVQQATNRETSPSALNDKGSLHLGKPTHRSYALSPQQALGHEGVKAVATLSPHTVIQTTHSASEQLPVGLPATAFYAGTQPPVIGYLSSQQQALGYPGGLPQHLVIPGTQPLLIPVGSADVEPSGVAPAIVTSSPQFAAVPHTFVTTAVPKSEAFSAEPHTTQPAYQATMVQAQIHLPVVQSIASPAAAPPTLPPYFMKGSIIQLANGELKKVEDLKTEDFIQSAEISNDLKIDSSTVERIEDSHNPGIAVIQFAVGEHRAQVSVEVLVEYPFFVFGQGWSSCCPERTSQLFDLPCSKLSVGDVCISLTLKNLKNGSIKKGQPVDSASILLKHSKNDSLAGSRHRYAEQENGINQGSAQMLAENGELKFPDKIGLPAAPLLTKTEPSKPPATRKRRWSAPESRKLEKSEEEPPLTLPKPSFIPQEVKICIEGRSNVGK